Part of the Roseomonas sp. OT10 genome, CAAGATCGCCGGGGTGACGTAGAAGCCGAGCGAGAAGACGAAGACCAGCACGGCCGCCGTGACCAGGCCGGGCAGAGTCTGCGGCAGGAAGACGCGGCGGAAGGCGGTGAAGGGACCGGCGCCGAGCCCACGCGCCGCGGCGACATGGCGGCGGTCGATGCCGCGCATGTTGGCCAGCAGTGGCAGCACGGCGTAGGGCACCATGTAGTGCACCATGCCGATCAGCACGCCGGTCTCGTTCCGGACCAGGGCTAGGGGCTCCGACACCAGCCCGCTGCCCAGAAGCAGCGCGTTCACCATCCCTTCCCGGCGCAGCAGCATCACCCAGGCAAAGGCCCTGGCCAGGACCGACAGCCAGAAGGGCAGCAACACGCAGAACAGCATGAGCCGCGCCTGCCGCTCGGGCGCGCCCAGGATGGCATAGGCCAGCAGGTAGCCGAGCGCCACGGCGACGAGGGTGGTGACCGTGCCGAGGCGCAGGGTGGTGAGCAGCGCACGCTGGATCGGCGCGCTGTCCCAGAGCAGCGCGTAGTTGCCCAGGCCGGGATGCGGTTCCGTCACGGAGAGCTGCAACAGCTCCAGCAGGGGGGCGAGGTAGAAGGCGGCGCAGAAGAGCAGCGTCGGCGCCACCAGGAGCCAGTCTGCCCTGTCCGAACGGAGGGAGCCCATCCGTCAGGAGGAGATCAGGTCGAGGAAGATCGGCTGCAACCGCTCCTGATGGTCAATGTACCATTGCGCGTCGATCGGGAACTGCCGGCTGCGGTTGGCGGCACTCGCCAGGTTGACCTCCGCCATGTCCTCCGGGACGAGCGCGCCTCCCGCCGGGTTGGCCGGCGCCAGATCCCAGGCGCGGAACAGGGCGGCCTGGCGCTCCGGGTCCTGCATCGACCGGATGAAGTCGAAGGCGAGCGAACCGCCGGGATTGGCGCTCGGCACCACCCAGACGCCGGGGATGATCTGGCCCTGGTTGAGCGTGAAGCGGACCCTGCCGCGCGTGTCGCGGCCGAGCTGGGCCGCACGCGTGCTCCACAGGCAGCCCATCGTCGCCTCGCCTTCCCGGAGGAGGGTCTGGCTCTCCGCGGCCGTGGTCCAGAAGATGACGTGTGGCTTGAGTTCCCGCAGCTTCGCCAGCGCGCGCTTCTCGTCGAGGGGGTAGAGGCGGTCCATCGGCACGCCGTCGGCGAGCAGGGCGATCTCGAAGGCGCCCTGCAGGTCCCGCCGCATGGTGCGCTTGCCGGGGAAGTCGCGGACGTTCCAGAAATCCGCCCAGCCCTGCGGCGCCCGCCCGCTGAAGCGGCCAGTGTCCCATGTCAGCACGTTGCTGAAGAGGTAGGCCGCAACGCAGAACTCGTAGGCGAATTCCGGGAAGACGGCGTTCCGGTCGACGCGGCTGTAGTCGATGCGCTGCACCAGGCCCTGGCGGCCCAGGATGACGCTGTTCGCGACGGAGCTGTCGCAGACATCCCAGGTGACGCGCCCGGCCTCGACCATGGCGCGGATGCGGCCGGCGGAGGGGCCGGAGCCGTCGATCAGCACCCGCGTGCCGGTGTCGCGGGTGAAGGGATCGCCGAAAATGGACTGGAAGTGGCGGATGGAATCGCCGCCCCAGTTCGCCAGCACGACCTGCTTCGCCTCCTGGGCCGCGGCGGCGGCGGGCAGCAGCCCCAGCGCC contains:
- a CDS encoding ABC transporter permease, whose translation is MAPTLLFCAAFYLAPLLELLQLSVTEPHPGLGNYALLWDSAPIQRALLTTLRLGTVTTLVAVALGYLLAYAILGAPERQARLMLFCVLLPFWLSVLARAFAWVMLLRREGMVNALLLGSGLVSEPLALVRNETGVLIGMVHYMVPYAVLPLLANMRGIDRRHVAAARGLGAGPFTAFRRVFLPQTLPGLVTAAVLVFVFSLGFYVTPAILGGGRTMMIAELIAWNVQELLRWGVAAMLATSLLLTVGLAIGAASRWVDPRRLLGAS
- a CDS encoding ABC transporter substrate-binding protein — its product is MTKQVLPSAPDVLADTMRSLAERAGRSKTDRRRFLAGLAALGLLPAAAAAQEAKQVVLANWGGDSIRHFQSIFGDPFTRDTGTRVLIDGSGPSAGRIRAMVEAGRVTWDVCDSSVANSVILGRQGLVQRIDYSRVDRNAVFPEFAYEFCVAAYLFSNVLTWDTGRFSGRAPQGWADFWNVRDFPGKRTMRRDLQGAFEIALLADGVPMDRLYPLDEKRALAKLRELKPHVIFWTTAAESQTLLREGEATMGCLWSTRAAQLGRDTRGRVRFTLNQGQIIPGVWVVPSANPGGSLAFDFIRSMQDPERQAALFRAWDLAPANPAGGALVPEDMAEVNLASAANRSRQFPIDAQWYIDHQERLQPIFLDLISS